The genome window TGGGCACCACAGCAGAAAATCTGCTGGCCGCTGCAACGGGTGAAAACGAGGAACATACTGAACTCTATCCCGCCTTTGCCGATGTTGCCCAACAAGAAGGGTTTCCGGAAATTGCTGCCGCTTATCGCGCCATCTGCGTTGCCGAGAAGCAACATGAAAAACGTTATCGCGACCTGCTGGCCAATCTGGAAAGCGGCCAAGTGTTCAAACGCGGTGAAAGCGTGGTCTGGCGCTGCCGTAACTGTGGCTATCTCCACGAAGGTACCGAAGCTCCCCATTTGTGCCCGGCCTGTATCCATCCTCAGGCGCACTTTGAACTGCTGGGGGAAAACTGGTAAACGGTCGATACTCCCATTGATTAAGCACAAAAAAACCGGCCATGGGGCCGGTTTTTTTGTGTCTCTATCATTTGTCTATTGAGCCTTTTTAAAAAGCCTCAATCATTACATCGAAACACCTTGAGCCATCAACTTGGACAAGGCTCGGGAAAAGGCCACCGGATCACGGGGCTTATCTCCTTCGAGCAACAGGGCTTGGTCATAGAGCAGACCAACATACTCTTTAAGTTGTTCGCTGCCACTGTTTTCAGCAAACGCTTCCTTCATGCGCCCAATCAGATCATGGCCGGGGTTCACTTCGAGAACCCGTTGACCTTGCGGCACATCCTGGCCCATGGCTTCAAACATTTTAGCCATTTTCGGATCAAGGTCATGCTCACCGGCAACCAGACATACTGCTGAATCCTTCAGGCGTCCTGAAATACGAACATCGGAAACAACATCCTTCAGTTCCTCTTTCATCAGTTCAAGCAGATCGCCAAACGTCTTTTTCTGCTCTTCTTTGTCGGTTTCTCCAAGATCGAGATCGCCCTTGATAGCCGACTGGAACGGTTTTTCCTGGTAGGAACCGAGACCGGA of Desulfuromonas acetoxidans DSM 684 contains these proteins:
- the rbr gene encoding rubrerythrin, whose amino-acid sequence is MSKSVKGTDTEKNLLKSFAGESQARTRYTYFSSIAKKEGFVQISDVFAETADQEKEHAKRFFKFLEGGDLEITAMYPAGRMGTTAENLLAAATGENEEHTELYPAFADVAQQEGFPEIAAAYRAICVAEKQHEKRYRDLLANLESGQVFKRGESVVWRCRNCGYLHEGTEAPHLCPACIHPQAHFELLGENW